From Myxocyprinus asiaticus isolate MX2 ecotype Aquarium Trade chromosome 10, UBuf_Myxa_2, whole genome shotgun sequence, the proteins below share one genomic window:
- the mpp4a gene encoding uncharacterized protein mpp4a isoform X1, which produces MQQSMEAEPMTQPGYNDNDVGLAQILADVVEEVRLSIDRDINGADILYSLLSAPWLYSLLGVYECLVQHSWDAPTPYLPHSSRLSQEIKANMRGLAAPSLELQELYILLRSSHMQALLSAHDSVAQRDYCPVLPPLPDNLPEDEEAMRIACLVKNNQPLCVGGGKPSRWNSLRRLTVEKLALARRLGSEESSLMKAAGDLCSSTGLLSSMPPGQPCSLPRYQSTGSCNLCCQTAQLSRGGLNQSAPTVYGPVITDNCTDGIDTVLEDQQHRWNQSRTAACTPRLHSSLAYPCTCCPPECGLRSQTAPSSPLFQRHHSIDATRSTYPALAFTKQRSLDELKSTIHTVASSMEQSTSDVRDLGQRMVAVTERMTDSVEENAQALSLLVEVVDKLQGLIVASKSPEVSHAARPQNVSKTTSVPNSTKVPAKKYVSIASTIRPHVSFTLSSSSSTSFSSSSLSSYMDVSRVSPKTSCKPSSSQTGNRTITTGSKNGQTSLSNGLTVSRPNDDYGTVLCLSGKKKKSKLRK; this is translated from the exons ATGCAGCAGTCAATGGAGGCGGAGCCAATGACACAACCTGGCTATAATGATAATG ATGTAGGTCTGGCTCAGATCTTGGCAGATGTGGTAGAGGAAGTGAGATTGTCCATAGACAGAGATATTAATGGTGCTGATATTCTGTACAGTCTGCTCAGTGCCCCCTGGCTGTACTCTCTTCTCGGG GTATATGAGTGTCTGGTGCAGCACAGTTGGGATGCCCCAACCCCATACTTGCCTCATTCCTCAAGACTGTCTCAGGAG ATTAAGGCCAACATGCGAGGACTGGCCGCCCCCTCCCTGGAGCTACAAGAATTGTATATTTTGCTGAGAAGCTCTCATATGCAG GCTTTGCTCTCTGCCCATGATTCTGTGGCTCAGAGGGACTATTGTCCAGTGTTGCCCCCCCTTCCTGACAACCTGCCTGAAGATGAGGAGGCCATGAGGATTGCTTGCCTTGTGAAGAACAATCAGCCTCTG TGCGTTGGAGGGGGGAAGCCCAGTCGCTGGAACAGCCTTAGACGACTCACAGTGGAAAAATTGGCTTTAGCTAGGCGTTTAGGCTCAGAAGAGTCAAGCCTCATGAAGGCTGCAGGAGATCTGTGTTCCTCCACAGGTCTGCTGTCCTCCATGCCCCCAGGACAGCCATGCTCACTACCCAGGTATCAGTCCACTGGGAGCTGCAACCTGTGCTGCCAAACTGCCCAGCTTTCAAGGGGAGGGCTAAATCAGTCAGCTCCAACCGTTTATGGCCCAGTGATTACGG ACAACTGTACCGATGGCATAGACACTGTACTTGAAGACCAACAACATAGATGGAATCAAAGTAGAACTGCAGCTTGCACCCCCAGGCTCCACTCATCTCTAGCATACCCCTGCACATGCTGCCCACCTGAGTGTGGCCTCCGTTCCCAGACAGCCCCCTCCAGTCCTCTTTTTCAAAGGCACCACTCCATAGATGCAACCCGCTCTACTTATCCAGCTCTGGCTTTCACTAAGCAACGCAGCCTGGATGAACTAAAGTCCACCATCCATACTGTGGCCAGCAGTATGGAGCAGAGTACCAGTGATGTCAGAGACCTCGGGCAGAGAATGGTGGCAGTAACGGAGAGAATGACGGACAGCGTTGAAGAAAACGCCCAGGCGTTAAGTCTGTTGGTGGAAGTGGTGGACAAACTGCAGGGTCTTATTGTAGCCAGCAAGTCTCCAGAAGTGTCTCATGCTGCCAGACCCCAAAATGTATCAAAAACAACCAGTGTGCCCAACTCAACAAAAGTTCCAGCTAAGAAATATGTCAGCATTGCTTCCACCATCCGTCCCCATGTTTCGTTCACTTTATCGTCTTCATCATCAACatcattttcttcttcttctctcagCTCTTACATGGATGTTTCTCGTGTATCACCAAAAACTTCATGCAAACCATCATCAAGCCAAACAGGAAACAGGACAATAACAACAGGAAGTAAAAATGGACAGACTTCCCTCTCAAATGGCTTGACAGTTTCTAGGCCAAATGATGACTATGGTACAGTACTTTGCCTCTCTGGCAAGAAGAAAAAGTCAAAGCTGAGGAAATAA
- the mpp4a gene encoding MAGUK p55 subfamily member 4 isoform X2 — translation MQQSMEAEPMTQPGYNDNDVGLAQILADVVEEVRLSIDRDINGADILYSLLSAPWLYSLLGVYECLVQHSWDAPTPYLPHSSRLSQEIKANMRGLAAPSLELQELYILLRSSHMQALLSAHDSVAQRDYCPVLPPLPDNLPEDEEAMRIACLVKNNQPLCVGGGKPSRWNSLRRLTVEKLALARRLGSEESSLMKAAGDLCSSTGLLSSMPPGQPCSLPRYQSTGSCNLCCQTAQLSRGGLNQSAPTVYGPVITVRNY, via the exons ATGCAGCAGTCAATGGAGGCGGAGCCAATGACACAACCTGGCTATAATGATAATG ATGTAGGTCTGGCTCAGATCTTGGCAGATGTGGTAGAGGAAGTGAGATTGTCCATAGACAGAGATATTAATGGTGCTGATATTCTGTACAGTCTGCTCAGTGCCCCCTGGCTGTACTCTCTTCTCGGG GTATATGAGTGTCTGGTGCAGCACAGTTGGGATGCCCCAACCCCATACTTGCCTCATTCCTCAAGACTGTCTCAGGAG ATTAAGGCCAACATGCGAGGACTGGCCGCCCCCTCCCTGGAGCTACAAGAATTGTATATTTTGCTGAGAAGCTCTCATATGCAG GCTTTGCTCTCTGCCCATGATTCTGTGGCTCAGAGGGACTATTGTCCAGTGTTGCCCCCCCTTCCTGACAACCTGCCTGAAGATGAGGAGGCCATGAGGATTGCTTGCCTTGTGAAGAACAATCAGCCTCTG TGCGTTGGAGGGGGGAAGCCCAGTCGCTGGAACAGCCTTAGACGACTCACAGTGGAAAAATTGGCTTTAGCTAGGCGTTTAGGCTCAGAAGAGTCAAGCCTCATGAAGGCTGCAGGAGATCTGTGTTCCTCCACAGGTCTGCTGTCCTCCATGCCCCCAGGACAGCCATGCTCACTACCCAGGTATCAGTCCACTGGGAGCTGCAACCTGTGCTGCCAAACTGCCCAGCTTTCAAGGGGAGGGCTAAATCAGTCAGCTCCAACCGTTTATGGCCCAGTGATTACGG